GAGTCGTTGTTTCCGGTCCATGAGCAGTCTCCAGAGGGTGGTCGCAAGCCAATTGATAACCGGACGGTATTCACAAGCGTGGTGTTTCTCTTGAAGACCGGCATCGGTTGGCGGGACCTGCCGATTGAGTTGGGAGCCAGCAGCCGGACCGTTCGCAGGCGACTCAAGCAATGGACCGACATGGGTCTGTGGACCGCGATCTCCATTCGTTTGCTCGCCCGGTTGCGGGCCGCCGGTCGCTTGGATGTGGCCGAAGTG
This genomic window from Thalassoroseus pseudoceratinae contains:
- a CDS encoding transposase, which gives rise to ESLFPVHEQSPEGGRKPIDNRTVFTSVVFLLKTGIGWRDLPIELGASSRTVRRRLKQWTDMGLWTAISIRLLARLRAAGRLDVAEVLIDGGLIKSPCGGEKPARTPRIEAVRAANST